One stretch of Streptomyces sp. R21 DNA includes these proteins:
- a CDS encoding response regulator produces MSTGELRIIVVDDHTVMRAGVVALLAGENGIEIVGEAGDGRAALGLVERYDPDVALVDLRMPVLDGVATTTEIVARFPRTRVLILTTYDTDAEIERGVEAGAIGYLLKDTTREQLVDAVHAAARGETVLAPRVAEKLVARMRQPVQVPLTAREADVLNAVADGLTNAEIGRRLVIAEATVKTHLLRLFAKLDVNDRTRAVVVAMEKGLLRRP; encoded by the coding sequence ATGAGCACGGGAGAGCTGCGGATCATCGTGGTGGACGACCACACGGTGATGCGGGCCGGGGTGGTGGCGCTGCTGGCGGGCGAGAACGGCATCGAGATCGTCGGCGAGGCGGGCGACGGGCGCGCGGCGCTCGGTCTCGTCGAGCGGTACGACCCCGATGTGGCGCTCGTCGATCTGCGGATGCCGGTGCTCGACGGGGTCGCCACGACGACCGAGATCGTCGCCCGCTTCCCGCGCACCCGGGTGCTGATCCTGACGACGTACGACACGGACGCGGAGATCGAGCGCGGGGTGGAGGCCGGCGCCATCGGCTACCTCCTCAAGGACACCACGCGGGAGCAGCTCGTCGACGCCGTCCACGCGGCGGCACGCGGCGAGACGGTGCTCGCGCCCCGGGTCGCCGAGAAGCTGGTCGCCCGGATGCGGCAGCCGGTGCAGGTGCCGCTCACCGCCCGCGAGGCGGATGTGCTGAACGCGGTGGCGGACGGTCTGACCAACGCGGAGATCGGGCGCCGTCTCGTCATCGCCGAGGCCACGGTGAAGACGCATCTGCTGCGCCTGTTCGCGAAGCTGGATGTGAACGACCGGACCCGGGCGGTGGTGGTGGCGATGGAGAAGGGCCTGCTGCGGCGACCGTGA
- a CDS encoding sensor histidine kinase, with translation MTALAGPSAAAFWATSLRRWNAVCWMLFAAMAVGITVMHRPGGGMYGALALLGCVVLSYAVLDRFPDNPVVRPHVYLWVLVLALGGLAYLRTSYAALFMVTLPHYWMFGRTPRASMGFLGLATATTLTGSQLQLGWSKDFFGETAVSTLIVVAVGVLIGLWAHAVVEQSDERARLIEELERTQAQLSEAHQRQGAADERERMAREIHDTLAQGFASIIVLAEAARAGIAAEPARSAQQLRSIESTARENLTEARELVGSGAQPGHVATGSVAQTLRRILDRFVEDTGLTVDADLEDLACDQQTRIALLRCTQESLANVRKHARASTVGVVLARQPYGVELEITDDGTGFVVEASTGFGLDGMRKRLAELGGRLTVTSSLGDGTRVLALIPMDGEVAG, from the coding sequence ATGACTGCTCTCGCCGGGCCCTCCGCGGCCGCCTTCTGGGCCACCTCGCTGCGCCGCTGGAACGCGGTGTGCTGGATGCTGTTCGCCGCGATGGCCGTCGGTATCACGGTGATGCACCGGCCCGGCGGGGGCATGTACGGGGCGCTCGCGCTGCTCGGCTGCGTGGTGCTGAGCTACGCGGTCCTCGACCGCTTCCCGGACAATCCCGTCGTACGGCCGCACGTGTACCTCTGGGTGCTGGTGCTCGCCCTCGGTGGTCTCGCGTATCTGCGCACCAGCTATGCGGCCCTGTTCATGGTGACGCTGCCGCACTACTGGATGTTCGGGCGCACCCCGCGGGCCTCGATGGGGTTCCTGGGGCTCGCCACCGCCACGACGCTGACCGGCAGCCAGCTCCAGCTCGGCTGGTCGAAGGACTTCTTCGGCGAGACGGCGGTGTCCACCCTGATCGTCGTCGCCGTGGGCGTGCTGATCGGACTGTGGGCGCACGCGGTGGTCGAGCAGAGCGACGAACGGGCCCGGCTGATCGAGGAGTTGGAGCGCACGCAGGCCCAGTTGTCCGAGGCGCACCAGCGCCAGGGGGCGGCCGACGAGCGGGAGCGGATGGCGCGGGAGATCCACGACACGCTCGCCCAGGGCTTCGCCTCGATCATCGTGCTCGCCGAGGCGGCCCGGGCGGGCATCGCGGCCGAACCGGCGCGCAGTGCCCAGCAGTTGCGGTCGATCGAATCCACGGCGCGGGAAAATCTCACCGAGGCACGGGAGCTGGTCGGCTCGGGGGCGCAGCCGGGCCATGTCGCCACGGGCTCGGTGGCGCAGACACTGCGCCGGATCCTGGACCGCTTCGTCGAGGACACCGGGCTCACCGTGGACGCGGACCTGGAGGACCTCGCGTGCGACCAGCAGACCCGGATCGCGCTGCTGCGCTGCACCCAGGAGTCCCTGGCCAATGTCCGCAAGCACGCGCGCGCGTCCACGGTCGGCGTGGTGCTGGCCCGGCAGCCGTACGGTGTGGAGCTGGAGATCACCGACGACGGCACCGGGTTCGTGGTGGAGGCGTCGACGGGTTTCGGGCTCGACGGTATGCGCAAGCGGCTGGCGGAGCTGGGCGGAAGGCTGACGGTGACGAGTTCGCTGGGGGACGGGACCCGGGTGCTGGCGCTGATACCCATGGACGGCGAGGTGGCGGGATGA